Proteins from a genomic interval of Prevotella sp. E13-27:
- a CDS encoding lipoprotein signal peptidase, whose product MATLIVIVILLIDQTIKLWVKTHMALHESIHVTDWFYIAFIENNGMAYGMQLGSKLILSLFRVVAISALAYYVWLQVRKNARTGYVICLSMIVAGAIGNLIDCMFYGLIFEPSTNYDVAQMVTFGEGYAPFLMGKVVDMFYFPLIVTTYPEWSPVYAGEEFIFFSPVFNFADSAISVGVVVLLLFFRKEISDISFKRE is encoded by the coding sequence ATGGCGACATTGATAGTGATCGTCATTCTTCTCATCGACCAGACGATAAAGCTGTGGGTGAAGACCCACATGGCTTTGCATGAGAGCATACATGTGACAGACTGGTTCTACATAGCGTTCATAGAGAACAATGGAATGGCCTACGGCATGCAGTTGGGCTCGAAGCTGATTCTTTCCCTCTTCCGGGTAGTCGCAATAAGTGCTTTGGCATATTATGTGTGGCTTCAGGTAAGGAAAAATGCACGAACAGGTTATGTCATCTGCCTCTCCATGATAGTCGCAGGGGCTATAGGCAATCTCATTGACTGTATGTTCTACGGGCTTATTTTTGAGCCTTCCACAAATTATGATGTGGCGCAGATGGTTACATTCGGAGAAGGCTATGCTCCCTTCCTCATGGGAAAAGTTGTGGACATGTTCTATTTCCCTCTCATCGTGACAACCTATCCAGAATGGTCGCCTGTCTATGCAGGTGAGGAATTCATCTTCTTCAGTCCTGTCTTCAACTTTGCCGATTCTGCAATCTCAGTAGGAGTGGTAGTGCTGTTGTTGTTCTTCAGAAAGGAAATTAGTGACATTTCGTTTAAGCGTGAATAG
- a CDS encoding outer membrane beta-barrel protein has protein sequence MKKIVLTMVAACAALTMNAQMYVGGSLNFNANTKTTEATAAGVTVSSDDKTTSFGIAPEVGFKLADNMAVGVAVGFNMSNNEPSSTKTVKGTDFSIAPYFRYTALTWGNLSLFADAQVTVSTGKETTELTTTTGKVSSDDKTSGFSVAVVPGISYQLNDQINFVAKLGRGLGYFQTKEEPAAGPTVTDKNFGLDLNTLGLSFGMYYNF, from the coding sequence ATGAAAAAGATTGTATTGACAATGGTTGCTGCTTGTGCAGCTCTTACCATGAACGCTCAAATGTATGTTGGTGGTTCTTTGAACTTCAACGCAAACACTAAAACTACAGAGGCAACTGCTGCAGGCGTAACTGTTTCTTCTGACGACAAGACTACTTCTTTCGGCATTGCTCCTGAGGTAGGTTTCAAGCTGGCTGACAACATGGCTGTTGGTGTAGCTGTTGGTTTCAATATGTCTAACAATGAGCCTAGCTCAACAAAAACTGTTAAGGGTACTGACTTTAGCATCGCTCCTTACTTCCGTTACACAGCTCTGACATGGGGTAACCTGAGCCTCTTCGCTGATGCACAGGTAACTGTTTCAACTGGTAAGGAAACAACTGAGTTGACTACTACTACAGGTAAGGTGTCTTCTGATGACAAGACAAGTGGTTTCAGCGTAGCTGTTGTTCCTGGTATCTCTTATCAGCTGAACGATCAGATCAACTTCGTTGCTAAGCTTGGTCGTGGTCTTGGCTACTTCCAGACAAAGGAGGAGCCTGCAGCTGGTCCAACCGTTACAGATAAGAACTTTGGTCTTGACCTGAATACTCTGGGGCTTAGCTTCGGTATGTACTACAACTTCTAA
- a CDS encoding AraC family transcriptional regulator yields MKRFRFLILIIAALLLPSSLPAENLFKILNARQGLTSSQINCIIKDSRGFMWFGTPAGLYRYDGYVFRHFQCDSQDGSSLPDSYIEDIQEAIDGSLWVKTPAGYCIYHPQTETFERDMHQVFTSMGINDIPKLSYIDRYHNLWCYIPKRGIMCYNMQQQTDYEFGFTGNANGSHGVPQGDICSIGECKDGALIVYSDGLIVCLDIMHQQNVLWTTNEISQKKLRKTSTLKVFSDQMDNIWLYGQGTLFVYNKKAKTWNTTIGDQLNLTGVGVDDGINAMAGDRSGNIWVATSRQGMMRINVNTQQMEHAPLSTMNPTRFQTTSSIQSIYVDDTDLLWVGTAKSGVSYWGENIYKFSAEFLGDITAIAEGADGEMYYATSDNGILNHDFKLASLKVTTMAATKDGSLWVGSKQNGLTRIYKDGTSRIYSTIGDSVKRTLIDDHVNALCTDKTGNLWIATDGGLQMFNTRMETFSNYTKENRKLKVNNVTSLYYTKDNNMLIGTSEGLSVMNISTSETTHYIGNSTGVKKFTNNYITYVFQDSRGLIWVGTREGVNVLNREIDDMTILTEKQGLCNNNVCGVVEDKNHNIWITTSNGVTRIVAQRNHEDGTYNFGLYNYTISDGLQSNEFNLGAVFTKKDGTVILGGLYGVNWARQQSVDETEALPKVMLTELLIGEEEILTGHSYNEHVPLPQALNETTRLELLNIQNTFTIRFAAGNYNQSERLQFKYWMEGLDDDWHNGDALKHGVTFTDLPSGTYKLHVKAISAEGVISKQERVIEIVVLAPWYLQWWMILFYIVIVIIAIYLWRMGIDQIKRLWKKKHALLEELAIQREEIKTASDDLRQPMARMTSIIMNLAERDSSLEEREQLNALHSQMLQIITRISDMQSSLEHPEANARKQVNKHYELNSHGEMILPDEVNEELTYEIKSQLRESPTSRLRVMFIDDNEEFIKFVDARFRYVYDFHSYNNIVNASTDIETTMPDLIVCKQDMKPMTGSELCNNVKLNPLFDKIKFVLMTEGKLTAQEMLDQNISVSADDYLSKPFNLQDAALRFNKLLGIGAVEITSDLIEGAETRLLEGHNSSMTTATESIDYGSYNPDQDTNDANDEMHAVEVQYIKQEEVPQDDDDDFNDFSMNSAIDRQLIKNIEQYVQQNMSRGQINLEEMAQAMGMGMRPFFLKVRDITGKTPSELVRDMRLKNACLLLKRTNINMSELATNIGFATGEHFINIFKEKFGISPSEYRLRYRK; encoded by the coding sequence ATGAAGAGATTCAGATTCTTAATCCTCATAATAGCAGCATTGCTCCTACCCTCTTCATTACCTGCAGAGAATCTGTTCAAGATACTCAATGCTCGCCAGGGCTTGACATCGAGTCAGATAAACTGCATAATAAAGGACTCGAGAGGCTTTATGTGGTTTGGCACTCCTGCAGGTCTATACCGCTATGACGGATACGTGTTCCGTCATTTCCAGTGCGACTCACAAGACGGCTCGTCACTTCCCGACAGCTATATTGAGGATATACAGGAAGCTATCGACGGAAGTCTTTGGGTTAAGACACCTGCAGGCTACTGCATCTATCACCCACAGACTGAGACCTTCGAGCGCGACATGCACCAGGTGTTCACGTCAATGGGTATCAACGACATTCCTAAGCTGTCATACATAGACCGATATCACAACCTGTGGTGCTATATACCCAAGCGAGGCATCATGTGCTACAACATGCAGCAGCAGACTGACTATGAGTTCGGCTTCACAGGCAATGCCAACGGAAGCCACGGTGTGCCTCAAGGCGACATCTGCTCCATAGGCGAATGTAAGGATGGAGCACTTATAGTCTATAGCGACGGCCTTATAGTCTGCCTGGACATCATGCATCAGCAGAATGTACTATGGACGACTAACGAAATATCACAAAAGAAGCTACGCAAGACATCAACGCTGAAAGTATTCTCAGACCAGATGGATAATATATGGCTCTATGGTCAGGGAACACTTTTTGTGTATAACAAGAAGGCAAAGACATGGAACACCACCATTGGCGACCAGCTCAACCTAACGGGTGTAGGTGTTGACGACGGTATTAACGCTATGGCAGGCGACCGTAGTGGAAACATCTGGGTTGCCACAAGCCGACAAGGCATGATGCGCATCAACGTGAACACACAGCAGATGGAGCATGCGCCACTATCAACAATGAACCCAACACGCTTCCAGACGACGTCCAGCATACAGAGCATTTATGTTGACGACACAGACCTGCTATGGGTAGGAACAGCAAAGTCTGGCGTATCATATTGGGGTGAGAACATCTACAAGTTCAGCGCAGAATTCTTAGGCGACATCACAGCAATAGCTGAAGGAGCCGATGGAGAGATGTACTATGCCACAAGCGACAACGGCATACTAAACCACGATTTCAAGCTCGCAAGCCTCAAGGTTACCACAATGGCTGCTACGAAAGACGGCAGCCTGTGGGTAGGCTCAAAGCAAAATGGACTAACTCGCATCTATAAGGATGGCACTTCGAGGATATACTCAACCATAGGTGACAGCGTCAAGCGTACGCTTATTGATGACCATGTCAACGCACTCTGTACAGACAAGACTGGCAACTTATGGATAGCCACCGACGGAGGTCTTCAGATGTTCAACACTCGCATGGAGACATTCTCAAACTACACGAAGGAGAACCGTAAGCTGAAAGTCAACAACGTCACGTCGCTTTACTACACTAAGGACAACAACATGCTTATAGGCACATCCGAAGGACTGAGCGTTATGAACATCTCAACATCCGAGACGACTCACTATATAGGCAACTCCACAGGTGTAAAGAAGTTCACCAACAACTATATCACCTACGTATTCCAGGATTCAAGAGGATTAATATGGGTTGGCACGCGTGAAGGAGTAAACGTACTGAATCGCGAGATTGACGACATGACCATACTCACAGAGAAACAAGGACTGTGTAACAATAATGTCTGCGGTGTGGTAGAAGACAAGAACCACAACATCTGGATAACCACAAGTAACGGCGTTACACGCATAGTGGCCCAGCGCAACCACGAAGACGGAACATACAACTTCGGCCTCTACAACTATACCATTAGTGATGGTCTGCAAAGCAACGAGTTCAACCTTGGCGCAGTTTTCACAAAGAAAGACGGCACCGTTATACTTGGTGGACTATACGGCGTGAACTGGGCACGCCAGCAGTCTGTTGACGAGACGGAAGCTCTGCCAAAAGTTATGCTGACAGAACTGCTCATAGGCGAAGAGGAGATTCTAACAGGTCACTCCTACAATGAGCATGTACCTCTGCCACAGGCGTTAAATGAGACAACACGCCTTGAACTGCTCAACATACAGAACACATTCACCATACGCTTCGCAGCAGGCAACTACAACCAGAGCGAGCGTCTGCAGTTCAAATACTGGATGGAAGGGCTCGACGACGACTGGCACAATGGTGATGCACTAAAGCACGGCGTAACATTCACCGACCTGCCAAGTGGAACATACAAGCTCCATGTCAAAGCCATTAGTGCCGAAGGCGTCATAAGCAAACAGGAACGAGTGATTGAAATCGTAGTTCTTGCTCCATGGTATCTCCAATGGTGGATGATTCTGTTCTACATCGTGATAGTCATCATCGCCATTTATCTATGGCGTATGGGCATTGACCAGATAAAGCGTCTATGGAAGAAAAAGCACGCACTTCTGGAAGAGCTCGCCATACAGAGAGAGGAGATTAAAACGGCGAGCGACGACCTGCGCCAGCCTATGGCACGCATGACATCTATCATCATGAACCTGGCAGAACGTGACAGCAGTCTTGAGGAGCGCGAACAGCTCAACGCCCTGCACTCACAGATGCTACAAATCATCACTCGCATCAGCGACATGCAGTCTTCACTTGAGCACCCAGAGGCTAATGCACGCAAACAGGTGAACAAGCACTATGAGCTGAATAGCCACGGAGAAATGATACTGCCAGATGAGGTTAACGAAGAGCTTACTTACGAGATTAAGTCACAGCTGCGCGAGTCGCCAACATCACGTCTGAGAGTAATGTTCATAGATGACAACGAGGAATTCATAAAGTTTGTCGATGCACGCTTCCGCTATGTTTACGACTTCCACTCCTATAACAACATTGTCAATGCATCGACAGACATAGAGACCACTATGCCTGACCTCATCGTCTGCAAGCAGGACATGAAGCCTATGACTGGTAGCGAGCTGTGTAACAACGTCAAGCTGAACCCATTATTTGACAAGATTAAGTTCGTGCTGATGACTGAAGGCAAGTTGACCGCACAGGAGATGCTCGACCAGAACATATCGGTATCTGCCGATGATTATCTCAGCAAGCCGTTCAATCTTCAGGATGCAGCATTACGCTTCAATAAGCTTTTAGGCATAGGAGCCGTTGAGATAACAAGCGACCTTATTGAAGGTGCAGAGACACGACTGTTGGAAGGTCATAACTCAAGTATGACCACAGCAACAGAAAGCATCGACTACGGATCATACAATCCAGATCAAGACACTAACGACGCCAACGACGAGATGCACGCTGTCGAGGTGCAATATATCAAACAGGAGGAAGTTCCTCAGGATGATGACGATGACTTCAACGACTTCTCAATGAACAGCGCCATAGACCGTCAGCTCATAAAGAACATTGAGCAATACGTTCAGCAGAACATGAGCCGTGGTCAGATAAACCTGGAAGAGATGGCACAGGCAATGGGCATGGGCATGAGACCGTTCTTCTTGAAGGTACGTGACATCACAGGCAAGACACCTTCGGAGCTGGTACGCGACATGCGTCTGAAGAACGCCTGTCTGTTGCTGAAGCGCACAAACATCAACATGAGCGAGCTTGCCACAAACATCGGCTTTGCTACAGGTGAGCACTTCATCAACATCTTCAAGGAGAAATTTGGCATTTCGCCATCAGAATACAGATTGAGATATCGCAAATGA
- a CDS encoding SIS domain-containing protein, which translates to MTPREYGIQCIKDEAQALLDLIPLIDNEFNRAVELMLNCKGKVIVTGVGKSGHIGAKIAATLASTGTPSFFINPLDVYHGDLGVMTHDDVVLAISNSGATDELLRFIPMVLHMEIPIIGMTGNPKSLLAKYSTCHLNVHVAHEACPLNLAPTSSTTATLAMGDALAVALMEQRHFQPQDFAHFHPGGELGKRLLTTAQDVMRSEDLPMLTPEMRLGDAVILVSKGKLGLGIAEKDGQVMGIITDGDIRRAMEKWQAEFFNRTVSDIMTTTPKTVKPDTKITEIQRIMHQYKIHSVLVIDAQRKLMGVVDSYSCMI; encoded by the coding sequence ATGACACCAAGAGAATACGGAATACAATGCATAAAAGACGAGGCGCAGGCGTTGCTTGACCTCATTCCACTAATAGACAACGAATTCAACCGTGCAGTAGAGCTAATGCTTAACTGCAAAGGCAAGGTGATAGTTACAGGCGTAGGCAAGAGCGGACACATAGGTGCCAAGATTGCTGCTACGCTGGCATCAACAGGCACCCCATCGTTTTTCATCAACCCACTTGACGTCTATCACGGCGACCTGGGCGTGATGACCCACGACGACGTGGTACTGGCAATATCAAACTCAGGCGCTACTGACGAGCTTCTGCGATTCATACCAATGGTACTTCACATGGAGATACCAATCATAGGAATGACAGGTAACCCCAAATCACTTCTGGCGAAATACTCCACATGTCATCTTAACGTACATGTGGCACATGAGGCTTGTCCGCTGAACCTGGCACCAACAAGTTCCACCACGGCAACTCTTGCTATGGGCGACGCGCTGGCAGTAGCTCTTATGGAGCAGCGTCATTTCCAGCCACAGGATTTTGCACACTTCCATCCTGGAGGCGAGCTTGGCAAACGACTGCTCACCACAGCTCAAGACGTGATGAGAAGCGAAGACCTTCCAATGCTTACACCAGAGATGCGTCTTGGCGATGCCGTAATACTTGTAAGCAAGGGAAAACTCGGACTCGGCATAGCTGAGAAAGACGGACAGGTCATGGGTATCATCACCGATGGCGACATTCGCCGCGCAATGGAGAAGTGGCAGGCAGAGTTCTTCAATCGCACAGTAAGCGACATCATGACTACAACGCCAAAGACTGTTAAGCCTGACACGAAGATAACAGAGATACAGCGAATAATGCACCAATATAAGATTCACTCTGTACTTGTCATTGACGCTCAGCGCAAGCTGATGGGAGTCGTGGACAGCTACTCATGCATGATTTGA
- a CDS encoding TraR/DksA family transcriptional regulator, with protein sequence MTEKTRYTDEELEEFREIINEKLALAKRDYDQMMRVLTNEDSNDVDDTSPTYKALEEGSATQSKEDLIQFAARQQKFIQGLKAALVRIENKTYGIDRITGKLIPKERLRAVPHATLSVESKQMEKQRH encoded by the coding sequence ATGACCGAGAAAACACGTTACACCGATGAGGAGCTCGAGGAGTTCCGCGAAATTATCAATGAGAAGCTGGCATTAGCAAAGCGTGACTATGACCAGATGATGCGCGTGTTGACAAACGAGGATTCTAACGATGTTGACGATACATCACCAACCTACAAGGCACTGGAGGAAGGTAGTGCTACACAGTCAAAGGAAGACCTCATCCAGTTCGCTGCACGTCAGCAGAAGTTTATTCAGGGTTTGAAAGCTGCTCTCGTGAGAATCGAGAACAAGACATACGGCATAGACCGTATTACTGGTAAGCTGATTCCTAAGGAGCGCCTTCGTGCTGTGCCTCACGCTACTCTCAGCGTTGAGTCAAAGCAGATGGAGAAACAGAGACATTGA
- the kdsA gene encoding 3-deoxy-8-phosphooctulonate synthase, producing MNNTTLIAGPCVIESAELLDIVAAKLMEINNKLGTDIIFKASFDKANRTSISSFRGPGLEKGLQMLADVKSKYGLRLLTDIHESWQAKPVGEVVDVIQIPAFLCRQTDLLVAAARTGKTVNIKKAQFLAGRDMRYPVEKARDAGAKEVWLTERGNMMGYGNLVVDFRNIPDMLQIVPTVIMDCTHSVQRPDAQGGKTGGDRRFVPQMALAAKAFGATGYFFEVHPDPDKGLSDAANMLELEKLEGLIKQLLS from the coding sequence ATGAACAACACTACACTAATTGCAGGCCCATGCGTCATAGAGTCGGCAGAACTTCTTGACATCGTGGCTGCCAAATTGATGGAAATAAACAACAAACTCGGCACCGATATTATATTCAAAGCCTCATTTGACAAGGCTAACCGCACGAGCATATCTTCTTTCAGGGGTCCTGGTTTGGAAAAAGGACTACAGATGCTTGCCGACGTGAAATCGAAATACGGATTACGACTTCTCACAGATATTCATGAGTCGTGGCAGGCAAAGCCAGTAGGAGAAGTTGTTGACGTAATACAAATACCAGCATTCCTTTGCAGACAGACCGACCTCTTGGTAGCTGCAGCACGTACAGGCAAGACTGTCAACATAAAGAAAGCTCAGTTCCTGGCAGGACGCGACATGCGCTATCCTGTAGAGAAAGCACGCGATGCTGGGGCTAAAGAAGTATGGCTGACAGAGCGCGGCAACATGATGGGCTATGGCAACCTCGTTGTCGATTTCCGCAATATTCCTGACATGCTGCAGATAGTACCAACAGTCATCATGGACTGTACCCACAGCGTTCAGCGTCCTGATGCTCAGGGCGGAAAGACAGGCGGTGATCGTCGCTTTGTTCCTCAGATGGCTCTGGCAGCAAAAGCATTTGGCGCCACAGGCTACTTCTTCGAGGTTCATCCTGATCCTGACAAAGGACTTAGCGATGCTGCCAACATGCTCGAACTGGAAAAACTGGAAGGACTCATTAAGCAACTCCTATCATGA
- the ileS gene encoding isoleucine--tRNA ligase, with the protein MAKRFAEHNGLNLTQVNNEILEKWMKEDIFHRSIDEREGCPQFVFFEGPPSANGHPGIHHVLARSIKDTFNRYKTMQGFQVKRKAGWDTHGLPVELGVEKELGITKADIDNKESEKYISTEEYNKKCRENVMKFTAEWRELTERMGYFVDLDHPYITYDNKYIETLWYLLKQFYNKGLLYKGYTIQPYSPAAGTGLSSHELNQPGCYRDVKDTTCTALFRMKNPKPEMTGWGTPFFMAWTTTPWTLAANSALCVGPKIDYVALETYNPYTAEKITVVMAEARVAAYFDTAAEITDGGEMPEFKKGEKFLPYRTVGHYKGTDLVGMEYEQLLPMIKPMGDAFRVIPGDYVTTEDGAGIVHIAPNFGADDAFVAKKAGICPIVLIDKKGAERPVVDLQGKYFLIEDLDEEFVKQYVDVEKWSKYSGRYVKNAYDDTLTDKDETLDISICMDLKADGKAFRIEKHVHNYPHCWRTDKPVLYYPLDSWFIKSSSMKERMSELNKTINWQPESTGSGRFGNWLDNLNDWNLSRSRFWGTPLPIWRSEDGEEICIGSLEELYNEIEKAVAAGVMASNPLKDKGFVPGDYSQENYDKIDVHRPYVDYIMLVSPTGKPMKRESDLVDVWFDSGSMPYAQIHYPFENKDLIDKNLAFPADFINEGVDQTRGWFFTLHAIATMIFDSVAFKNVISTGLVLDAKGNKMSKHVGNVVNPFEMIEKYGTDAVRFYMMTNSEPWDNLKFDPEGVDEVRRKFFGTLYNTYSFFALYANVDDYVPSAEDAKINRPEIDRWILSCLNTLVKRVEEEMNGFDPTRAGRLIDAFVNDDLSNWYVRLNRKRFWGKDMSDDKRSAYDTLYTCLITVAKLLAPFAPFYADQLYRDLGGEKQSVHLDSFPKCNEALIDKELEARMEMAQKITSMVLALRRKVNIKVRQPLQSIMVPANEEQKRHIEAVKELIKNEVNVKELKFVDGQGVLVKKVKCNFRTMGKKFGKLMKAVAAAVDAMSQEQIAELETNGTIALSVEGQTQTIEAVDVDIISEDIPGWLVANEGNLTVALEVELTDELRNEGMARELINRVQNMRKENGYEITDRIKICVEPNEQMEKAIAAFADYVKTQVLADDIRIEANDGQEVDFDDFKLHITITKS; encoded by the coding sequence ATGGCAAAGAGATTCGCCGAACATAACGGCTTGAACCTGACACAGGTGAACAATGAGATTCTGGAAAAGTGGATGAAAGAAGACATCTTCCACCGTTCTATCGATGAGCGTGAGGGCTGTCCTCAGTTTGTGTTCTTTGAGGGACCTCCCTCTGCAAACGGTCATCCAGGCATTCATCATGTGTTGGCACGTTCAATCAAGGATACATTCAATCGCTATAAGACCATGCAGGGCTTCCAAGTGAAGCGTAAGGCAGGATGGGACACCCACGGTCTGCCTGTAGAGCTTGGCGTTGAGAAAGAGCTCGGCATTACTAAGGCCGATATTGACAATAAGGAGAGCGAGAAGTACATCTCTACTGAGGAATACAACAAAAAGTGCCGTGAGAACGTGATGAAGTTTACAGCCGAGTGGCGTGAGCTTACAGAGCGCATGGGCTATTTCGTTGACCTCGACCATCCTTACATTACATACGATAACAAGTATATTGAGACTCTGTGGTATCTGCTGAAGCAGTTCTATAACAAGGGGCTACTCTATAAAGGCTATACCATTCAGCCATATTCACCTGCAGCAGGTACTGGACTTTCTTCTCACGAGCTGAACCAGCCTGGCTGCTATCGTGATGTGAAGGATACCACTTGTACTGCTCTTTTCCGTATGAAGAATCCCAAGCCTGAAATGACAGGGTGGGGCACTCCATTCTTCATGGCCTGGACCACTACTCCTTGGACTCTCGCTGCAAACTCTGCACTTTGCGTAGGTCCGAAGATAGACTATGTGGCTCTTGAGACCTATAATCCCTATACAGCAGAGAAGATAACTGTCGTTATGGCTGAGGCCCGTGTGGCAGCTTACTTCGATACTGCTGCTGAGATTACCGATGGTGGCGAGATGCCTGAGTTCAAGAAAGGTGAAAAATTCCTGCCTTATCGTACTGTTGGCCACTACAAGGGTACTGACCTCGTAGGCATGGAGTACGAGCAGTTGCTTCCAATGATTAAGCCAATGGGCGATGCGTTCCGCGTTATTCCTGGTGATTATGTTACTACTGAGGATGGTGCAGGTATCGTTCATATCGCTCCTAACTTTGGTGCTGACGACGCATTCGTTGCTAAGAAAGCCGGCATCTGCCCAATTGTCCTCATAGACAAGAAGGGCGCTGAGCGTCCTGTGGTTGACCTTCAGGGTAAGTATTTCCTCATAGAGGATCTTGACGAGGAATTCGTTAAGCAGTATGTTGACGTAGAGAAATGGAGCAAGTATAGCGGACGCTATGTTAAGAATGCCTACGACGACACTCTGACTGATAAGGACGAGACCCTCGACATTTCTATCTGCATGGACCTGAAGGCCGATGGTAAGGCATTCCGCATTGAGAAACATGTGCATAACTATCCTCACTGCTGGCGTACAGACAAGCCCGTGCTCTACTATCCTCTCGACTCTTGGTTCATCAAGAGCTCATCAATGAAGGAGCGCATGAGTGAGCTTAACAAGACCATTAACTGGCAGCCTGAGTCAACAGGCTCAGGTCGTTTCGGCAACTGGCTTGACAACCTGAACGACTGGAACCTCTCTCGTTCACGCTTCTGGGGCACTCCGCTGCCTATCTGGCGTTCTGAGGATGGCGAAGAGATTTGCATTGGTTCGCTCGAAGAACTCTATAATGAGATTGAGAAGGCTGTGGCAGCAGGAGTGATGGCGTCGAACCCGTTAAAGGATAAAGGCTTCGTTCCTGGCGACTACTCTCAGGAGAATTATGACAAGATTGATGTCCATCGTCCTTACGTTGACTACATAATGCTTGTTTCACCCACAGGAAAGCCAATGAAGCGTGAGAGCGATCTCGTTGACGTGTGGTTCGATTCAGGCTCAATGCCTTATGCACAAATACATTATCCATTTGAGAATAAAGATCTGATTGATAAGAATTTAGCATTCCCAGCAGACTTTATTAACGAGGGCGTTGACCAGACTCGTGGATGGTTCTTTACACTCCACGCTATAGCAACAATGATCTTCGATTCTGTGGCTTTCAAGAATGTCATCTCTACTGGTCTTGTGCTTGATGCAAAGGGTAACAAGATGTCAAAACACGTAGGCAATGTTGTCAATCCGTTTGAGATGATTGAGAAGTACGGCACAGATGCCGTGCGCTTCTACATGATGACAAACTCAGAGCCTTGGGATAACCTGAAGTTCGACCCAGAGGGTGTTGACGAGGTGCGCCGTAAGTTCTTCGGCACTCTTTACAATACTTACTCTTTCTTTGCTCTCTATGCAAATGTAGATGATTATGTACCATCAGCAGAGGATGCTAAGATTAATCGTCCTGAGATAGACCGATGGATTCTCTCTTGCCTTAACACCCTCGTTAAGCGTGTAGAGGAGGAGATGAATGGCTTCGATCCTACTCGTGCTGGTCGTCTGATTGATGCGTTCGTAAATGACGATCTTTCTAACTGGTATGTGCGCCTTAATCGTAAACGTTTCTGGGGTAAGGATATGAGCGATGACAAGCGCTCAGCCTACGATACTCTCTATACCTGTCTTATCACAGTTGCAAAGCTTCTGGCTCCATTCGCTCCTTTCTATGCCGACCAGCTCTATCGTGACCTTGGTGGTGAGAAACAGAGCGTTCATCTCGACAGCTTCCCCAAGTGCAACGAGGCACTCATCGACAAGGAGCTCGAGGCTCGTATGGAGATGGCACAGAAGATTACTTCAATGGTTCTCGCCCTTCGCCGTAAGGTGAACATTAAGGTTCGCCAGCCACTGCAGAGCATCATGGTTCCTGCTAACGAAGAGCAGAAGCGACACATAGAAGCCGTTAAGGAACTTATCAAGAATGAAGTGAACGTCAAGGAATTGAAATTCGTTGATGGTCAGGGAGTTCTGGTTAAAAAGGTAAAGTGTAACTTCCGTACTATGGGTAAGAAGTTCGGCAAGCTGATGAAGGCTGTTGCTGCTGCTGTTGATGCTATGTCGCAAGAGCAGATTGCTGAGCTTGAGACCAACGGAACCATAGCCCTCAGCGTGGAAGGTCAGACACAGACCATTGAGGCAGTCGATGTTGACATCATCAGCGAAGACATCCCAGGATGGCTCGTCGCCAACGAAGGTAACCTTACTGTTGCCCTTGAGGTGGAACTCACCGATGAGCTCCGCAATGAGGGTATGGCACGTGAACTCATTAACCGTGTTCAGAACATGCGTAAGGAGAACGGCTATGAGATTACTGACCGTATAAAGATCTGTGTTGAGCCAAACGAGCAGATGGAGAAAGCCATAGCAGCCTTTGCAGACTATGTGAAGACACAGGTGCTGGCCGACGATATCCGCATTGAGGCAAATGACGGACAGGAAGTTGATTTCGATGACTTTAAATTACATATAACAATAACAAAATCTTAA